A single region of the Schizosaccharomyces osmophilus chromosome 3, complete sequence genome encodes:
- the big1 gene encoding ER membrane protein, chaperone for V-type ATPase, BIG1 family, producing the protein MNFWNLSLLFYISAAVAFQDTYPLFAFSSSSAVIDANEGPVLTSYSNFNNKAEQFLSNCDATTVFIYQPGLQAEDFHSSALSNMKRISLDAESQYILPYSKERLHPDGLIYDAKVSCSSRIVNIDPTHESFPILEKNQISVISMKDLSLGAKSREQELFELDQVIYSLYSSIPDDIEYTFFLTSSPKFATVQVSEDNNTKQKEDEDEEDESLNMESNYFVSMNRLRHAQPISLPVENMNDRGNSQVRNQDNQSVSTTDGSLFDRYQFFTPGIFMGYLALVVLVPTLIISCKLLSSVQISYHAFSSPRKKNLSVKQ; encoded by the exons ATGAACTTTTGgaatctttctttgcttttctacaTTTCGGCTGCGGTCGCTTTCCAAGATACTTATCCattatttgcattttcgTCATCTTC AGCTGTAATTGATGCAAATGAAGGACCAGTCTTAACTTCCTACTCGAATTTCAACAATAAGGCAGAACAATTCCTGTCAAACTGCGATGCTACCACTGTTTTCATTTACCAGCCTGGTCTTCAGGCTGAAGACTTTCACTCTTCTGCTTTATCTAATATGAAACGTATTTCCTTGGACGCTGAATCTCAATACATCTTACCCTATTCCAAGGAACGTTTACATCCTGATGGACTTATTTACGATGCCAAAGTTTCTTGCTCTTCGAGAATTGTAAATATCGACCCTACTCATGAGTCATTTCctattttagaaaaaaaccaaattaGTGTGATTTCTATGAAGGATTTGTCTTTAGGTGCTAAATCACGCGAACAAGAATTATTTGAGTTGGATCAGGTCATTTATTCGCTCTATTCAAGTATTCCTGATGATATTGAGTATACCTTTTTCCTGACTTCCTCTCCAAAGTTTGCAACCGTGCAAGTGTCAGAGGACAACAACACCAAACAAAAGGAGGACGAAgatgaggaagatgaaTCTTTGAATATGGAGTCGAATTACTTCGTGAGTATGAATCGTCTTCGTCATGCACAACCCATTTCCCTTCCCGTCGAAAATATGAACGATCGCGGCAATTCTCAAGTTCGTAACCAAGATAATCAAAGTGTATCTACTACTGACGGCAGCTTATTCGATCGCTATCAATTTTTTACTCCGGGAATTTTTATGGGATATCTAGCTCTAGTGGTTTTGGTGCCTACTTTGATCATTTCTTGCAAATTGCTCTCATCCGTTCAGATCAGCTACCATGCTTTTAGCAGCCCtcgtaaaaagaatttatcTGTAAAGCAATAA
- the cap1 gene encoding adenylyl cyclase-associated protein Cap1 yields the protein MSDSINFREAGYNFTTILKRLEAATSRLEDLVESGHQPLPNLHRASRDHNAQTHSISMNSHTSHNGTNSPAIAAVREHSSPNVTPRHSSSNGKSDSSSPSIAAYDEFCSKYLNEYVQSSKKLGGLVQQQSEHVENAFKLLRGILVVAMKAKKPEYESPEFFEFLKPIQSELLSTTNIRDEHRTDPLFNQLSTVMSGISVLGWVTIEPAPVSFMSEMKDSSQFYANRVLKDFKGKDELQVSWVRSYLTLLTELVNYVKTHYKTGLVWSNKPDAPPLKDVMKNAANKQQQDESSGNSSSSGAGGLPPPPPPPPPSNDFWKDKEETKGDEKTGMGSVFAEINKGEVITSGLRKVDKHEMTHKNPDLRKTGPTPGPKPKTTSSGVKDELAVPPKPAKAPRIELENTKWFVENQVNNHSIVLEGVELKHTVQVIDCSNCTLIIKGKLNAVSLSNCKRTSVVVDALVAAFDITKCSNFGCQVMDYVPMIVVDQCDGGAVYLSKNSLKTEITTSNSSSLNVNVPTEDGDYAERAIPEQIKHRINEKGELVSEIVRHE from the exons ATGTCTGATAGCATTAATTTTCGTGAGGCTGGATACAATTTTACTACGATTCTCAAACG ATTGGAAGCGGCAACCTCTCGTTTAGAGGATCTAGTGGAAAGCGGCCATCAGCCTCTTCCCAATTTGCACCGAGCTTCCAGAGACCATAATGCCCAAACCCACAGCATTTCGATGAACTCCCATACTTCCCACAACGGTACCAATAGCCCTGCCATCGCTGCTGTCCGGGAACACTCGTCTCCAAACGTAACACCTCGCCATAGTTCCAGCAACGGCAAGTCGGATTCTAGTTCTCCTTCCATTGCTGCCTATGACGAGTTCTGTTCCAAATACCTCAACGAATATGTTCAATCAAGTAAAAAGCTTGGTGGACTTGTCCAACAACAAAGTGAACACGTCGAGAATGCATTCAAGCTCTTGCGCGGCATCTTGGTCGTCGCcatgaaagcaaagaagCCTGAATACGAGTCCCCTGaattttttgagtttttgaAGCCCATTCAATCCGAGCTTCTTAGCACGACCAATATCCGTGATGAACACCGTACGGATCCTTTGTTCAACCAACTCTCTACCGTCATGAGTGGTATTAGCGTTTTGGGTTGGGTCACCATTGAACCTGCACCTGTCTCTTTCATGTCTGAAATGAAGGATTCCTCTCAATTCTACGCAAACCGTGTTTTGAAGGatttcaaaggaaaagacgAACTTCAGGTTTCTTGGGTCCGTTCGTACCTTACCCTGCTGACGGAACTTGTCAACTACGTCAAGACCCATTACAAAACCGGCTTGGTCTGGTCCAACAAACCTGACGCTCCTCCTTTGAAGGATGTTATGAAAAACGCTGCCAACAAGCAACAACAAGATGAATCCTCAGGAAATTCATCTTCAAGCGGAGCTGGTGGGTTGCCTCCCCCACCACCTCCTCCTCCACCATCGAACGACTTTTGGAAGGACAAGGAAGAGACCAAGGGAGATGAAAAGACCGGCATGGGCTCTGTCTTTGCCGAAATCAATAAAGGAGAAGTCATCACCTCTGGCCTCCGAAAAGTCGATAAGCATGAAATGACCCATAAAAACCCTGATTTACGAAAGACCGGTCCTACACCCGGTCCCAAACCCAAGACTACCTCTTCCGGAGTTAAGGACGAATTAGCCGTTCCACCGAAGCCAGCAAAAGCTCCTCGCATTGAGTTGGAAAATACCAAGTGGTTTGTTGAAAATCAAGTCAACAACCATAGCATCGTCTTGGAAGGCGTTGAGTTGAAGCACACTGTGCAAGTCATCGACTGTTCCAACTGTACTTTGATAATCAAGGGAAAGCTTAATGCAGTTTCCTTGTCAAATTGCAAGCGTACAAGCGTTGTCGTGGACGCTTTGGTTGCCGCTTTTGACATTACCAAATGTAGTAATTTTGGTTGTCAAGTCATGGACTACGTACCTATGATTGTCGTTGATCAATGCGACGGCGGAGCCGTTTATTTGAGTAAAAACTCTCTCAAAACAGAGATTACCACTAGTAACTCTTCCAGTTTGAACGTTAATGTTCCTACTGAGGATGGAGACTATGCTGAACGCGCTATTCCTGAACAAATCAAGCATAGAATTAACGAAAAGGGAGAACTTGTTTCCGAAATCGTTCGTCACGAGTAA
- the mdh1 gene encoding malate dehydrogenase Mdh1 — translation MMYKTVLQRMGMKTCMPRPFSTSSRLNYKVAVLGAGGGIGQPLSMLLKTNTKVSELALFDIKGGPGVAADIGHINTSSNVNGYSPDDKGLERALKGADVVVIPAGVPRKPGMTRDDLFKTNASIVRDLAFAAGETAPNAKYLVVTNPVNSTVPIFKKALARVGVHQPKHLFGVTTLDSVRASRFASQATNGLAEILRIPVVGGHSGATIVPLLSQGRVDLTGADRDSLVHRIQFGGDEVVKAKAGAGSATLSMAYAGARMASSVIRALDGESGVEECTFVESPLFKDQGIDYFSSRVTLGKDGVETIHPVGPINEYEEGLLKVALGDLKKSIEKGEHFVA, via the coding sequence ATGATGTATAAAACAGTTTTGCAAAGAATGGGCATGAAGACATGCATGCCTCGCCCTTTTTCAACTAGCTCTAGACTTAATTACAAGGTAGCTGTTTTGGGTGCCGGTGGTGGTATTGGCCAACCTTTGTCCATGCTTTTAAAGACAAACACAAAGGTCTCTGAATTGGCTCTTTTTGACATCAAGGGTGGTCCTGGTGTTGCCGCTGATATCGGCCACATCAACACCTCTTCCAATGTTAACGGTTATTCCCCTGATGACAAGGGTCTTGAAAGGGCTTTGAAGGGCGCTGATGTGGTTGTCATTCCCGCTGGTGTTCCTCGTAAGCCCGGTATGACCCGTGATGATTTATTCAAGACCAACGCCTCTATTGTTCGCGATTTGGCTTTTGCTGCTGGTGAAACCGCGCCTAATGCCAAGTATCTTGTTGTCACAAACCCCGTCAACTCCACTGTCCCTATCTTCAAGAAGGCTTTGGCTCGTGTTGGCGTTCACCAACCTAAGCACTTGTTTGGTGTCACCACGTTGGATTCTGTCCGTGCTAGCCGTTTTGCTTCTCAAGCCACCAACGGTCTTGCTGAAATCCTCCGTATTCCCGTTGTCGGTGGTCACTCAGGTGCTACTATTGTCCCCCTCTTGTCTCAAGGACGCGTTGATTTGACTGGCGCTGACCGCGATAGCCTCGTTCATCGTATTCAATTTGGTGGTGACGAAGTTGTTAAAGCCAAGGCTGGTGCCGGAAGCGCTACCTTGTCTATGGCTTACGCCGGAGCCCGTATGGCCTCCTCTGTCATCCGTGCTTTGGATGGCGAATCCGGTGTTGAAGAATGCACCTTTGTCGAGTCTCCTTTGTTCAAGGATCAAGGTATCGACTACTTCTCTTCCCGCGTCACTTTGGGCAAGGATGGTGTTGAGACTATCCACCCTGTTGGCCCCATCAATGAATACGAGGAAGGTCTTCTCAAGGTTGCTCTTGGtgatttgaagaagagcatTGAAAAAGGTGAACATTTTGTTGCATAA
- a CDS encoding U3 snoRNP-associated protein Cic1/Utp30 family, producing MPLKRKTDYKSIEKLDQKSVEKASAALLQYVKRKGYNPEKERIYLQINTFHPPENESLRRPSKIFLPNRVLHAEDACLFVKGSQQQLQDEVEKQGLDEIITKVISIARLKLKYKTVKEKCQLRDSHTFFFMDKRAAKDVTALMGMVLAQKKIKTFPISVDQKKDTIRHQVARCLHSTYFQLSAGTSHTILCGLASQSTDQLRQNIEAIFRSLLGNFIPRGWNAIDNVAVKTADSASLPIWHSDQAAAEYKRNAVHIQDSRPPTKKELRAMQKGIQVPNKPL from the exons ATGccattgaaaagaaaaacggATTACAAATCAATAGAAAAACTTGATCAAAAATCG GTTGAAAAGGCTTCGGCAGCTTTACTACAATATGTGAAACGAAAAGGGTACAATCCtgagaaagaaaggataTACTTACAAATTAATACATTTCATCCGCCTGAAAACGAATCGCTAAGGAGGCCCAGTAAAAT TTTTCTTCCTAATCGTGTCTTACATGCAGAAGATGCCTGCTTGTTTGTGAAAGGCTCTCAGCAGCAATTGCAGGACGAGGTAGAAAAGCAGGGGTTGGACGAGATTATCACAAAAGTCATTAGCATTGCAAGGTTGAAGTTAAAATACAAGActgtgaaagaaaaatgtcAGTTACGTGATTCCCacacattttttttcatggaTAAACGAGCTGCAAAGGACGTGACAGCATTGATGGGTATGGTGCTTGctcaaaaaaagattaaaaCTTTTCCGATTTCTGTagatcaaaagaaagacacGATTCGTCATCAGGTCGCTCGTTGCTTGCATTCTACctattttcaattatcCGCTGGTACAAGTCATACTATTCTATGCGGGCTCGCTTCTCAAAGCACCGACCAGTTACGCCAAAATATTGAAGCCATATTTCGTTCTTTGTTAGGAAATTTCATTCCTAGAGGATGGAATGCAATCGATAATGTTGCTGTAAAGACAGCCGACAGTGCCTCTCTTCCTATTTGGCACTCAGATCAGGCAGCCGCTGAGTATAAGAGGAACGCTGTTCATATCCAAGATAGCCGTCCTCCTaccaaaaaggaattaCGAGCAATGCAAAAAGGAATTCAAGTTCCTAATAAACCCCTTTAA